One segment of Stomatobaculum sp. F0698 DNA contains the following:
- a CDS encoding alpha/beta hydrolase-fold protein has translation MRQYSLQMPQELKKGKRYPLLLWNDALPETLAAFLSDMFVLSVVSEERTADFSPWPEPAFRADAPPFGGGADAYHRELFEEKLPELIAKYPIDTGRIAYGGYSLGGLAAVYSIFRETAACAVFSLCGSFWYPGFADYCARTEIRNTNCRLYLQNGRREGEGHPAPLSRAADAAVRVADILRKKGVKLRSSMDDYGHHDGKEARFRELGEQIRSALCESNVN, from the coding sequence GTGAGACAGTACAGTTTACAAATGCCGCAAGAGCTTAAGAAGGGTAAGCGTTATCCCCTGCTTCTCTGGAACGATGCACTTCCCGAAACGCTTGCGGCTTTTCTTTCGGATATGTTTGTGCTGTCCGTGGTTTCGGAGGAGAGAACCGCGGATTTCAGTCCCTGGCCAGAGCCCGCATTCCGGGCGGACGCACCTCCCTTCGGGGGAGGGGCGGATGCGTATCACAGGGAGCTTTTCGAGGAAAAACTTCCGGAACTGATAGCGAAATATCCCATTGACACGGGACGCATTGCCTACGGAGGATATTCCCTCGGCGGGCTTGCGGCAGTGTACAGCATATTCCGCGAGACCGCAGCGTGTGCCGTCTTCTCACTCTGCGGTTCTTTTTGGTACCCGGGTTTTGCGGACTACTGCGCGAGGACGGAAATCCGGAATACGAATTGCCGCCTCTATCTGCAAAACGGCAGACGCGAGGGAGAAGGGCATCCGGCGCCGCTCTCTAGGGCTGCGGATGCCGCAGTGCGGGTCGCGGACATCTTGAGAAAAAAGGGCGTAAAGCTACGGTCTTCCATGGATGACTACGGTCACCACGACGGAAAGGAAGCGCGTTTTCGGGAACTGGGAGAACAAATTCGTTCGGCGCTCTGCGAGAGCAATGTCAACTGA
- a CDS encoding DUF4261 domain-containing protein — MSEEVFRQDLDENKAERPGGPFVIELLFREPAAMPSKERMCAVIEKHVGKTECFCHDGKTAGFAALDYRAEFQDQSVPVQLMVTECTAFDGEEIDDFLRSQMWDSLEERDRILGNCRYRVIATDMLARALPAAKRATLDMDFLEALSELYPDCEAFYFPSSGKLFTAESVRRDETEGTNRFIYFGVNVRFFNVQDSEDMVVDTLGMSTLFLPDLQYHFHGMNPNWVVNHAYNVAAYLLGSGNVIADGETVDGVVDGEMSSELHWSCRYEDALIQPPRELLDINMGEYASGTR; from the coding sequence ATGAGCGAAGAAGTATTTCGACAGGATTTGGATGAGAACAAGGCAGAGCGCCCCGGTGGTCCTTTTGTGATAGAGCTTCTGTTCCGAGAGCCGGCAGCGATGCCGTCTAAGGAGCGGATGTGTGCGGTCATCGAGAAGCATGTCGGAAAGACAGAGTGCTTTTGCCACGACGGCAAGACAGCGGGTTTTGCGGCACTCGACTATAGGGCAGAGTTTCAAGATCAAAGCGTGCCGGTGCAGCTCATGGTGACGGAGTGCACGGCATTTGACGGCGAGGAGATCGATGACTTCCTTCGGAGCCAGATGTGGGACAGCCTCGAGGAGAGAGACCGTATACTCGGCAACTGCCGCTACCGTGTGATTGCGACCGATATGCTTGCGAGGGCGCTTCCGGCCGCAAAGCGCGCCACCCTCGACATGGACTTTCTGGAGGCCCTTTCGGAACTGTACCCGGACTGTGAGGCCTTCTATTTCCCGAGTTCCGGAAAACTGTTTACTGCGGAGAGCGTGCGGCGGGATGAGACGGAGGGCACCAACCGCTTCATCTACTTCGGTGTCAACGTGCGTTTTTTCAATGTGCAGGACAGCGAGGACATGGTCGTGGATACCCTGGGTATGAGCACCCTCTTCCTGCCGGATTTACAGTACCATTTCCACGGCATGAACCCGAACTGGGTTGTGAATCACGCCTACAATGTAGCCGCCTATCTGCTTGGTAGCGGAAACGTAATTGCGGACGGGGAGACGGTGGACGGTGTCGTAGACGGGGAGATGAGTTCCGAGCTGCACTGGTCCTGCCGCTATGAGGATGCATTGATTCAGCCGCCGCGGGAGTTGCTGGATATCAATATGGGTGAGTACGCGTCGGGGACGCGCTGA
- a CDS encoding DUF4241 domain-containing protein, with translation MPTAEWMKQYEAVREILDADVKLERYFTEKVIGRKEVDILDLGPVHFPTGKIVVCDPMVTLDDAVPYLQTIPAGSYTLKLCVVPSKEYGDRYACAKLEVSGRETVRYELAVTGQERLEGEFKEGDYFGFGVDAGMACIADFATKEAYLAFLEEKTKQDSDFDLYGDLLEELLKKNAAENPKYQGEWGDWLKWEVPGANAEVALFASGWGDGYYPTYFGYDSEGEVSGIYIQFIDIERTYTEENEA, from the coding sequence ATGCCGACAGCAGAGTGGATGAAACAGTATGAGGCAGTGCGTGAAATTCTGGACGCGGATGTCAAATTGGAGCGCTATTTTACGGAGAAGGTCATCGGAAGAAAGGAAGTGGATATCCTGGATCTCGGGCCCGTGCATTTTCCGACGGGGAAAATCGTGGTCTGTGACCCCATGGTCACCCTGGATGATGCCGTGCCCTATCTGCAGACCATACCGGCCGGAAGCTATACGCTTAAGCTCTGCGTGGTGCCGAGCAAGGAGTACGGAGACCGCTATGCCTGCGCCAAGCTGGAAGTCAGCGGCCGAGAAACGGTGCGCTATGAGCTCGCGGTGACGGGCCAGGAGAGACTCGAGGGAGAATTTAAGGAGGGCGATTACTTCGGCTTCGGCGTGGATGCCGGCATGGCTTGCATCGCGGACTTCGCGACAAAAGAAGCTTATCTTGCCTTCCTGGAAGAGAAGACAAAGCAGGACAGCGACTTTGACCTCTACGGCGATTTACTGGAAGAGCTCTTAAAAAAGAACGCAGCGGAAAATCCGAAGTATCAGGGCGAATGGGGCGACTGGCTCAAGTGGGAGGTTCCGGGTGCGAATGCGGAAGTGGCTCTCTTTGCGAGCGGCTGGGGAGACGGCTATTACCCGACATATTTCGGCTATGACAGCGAGGGTGAGGTCTCCGGCATCTACATTCAGTTCATAGACATCGAGCGGACCTATACCGAGGAAAACGAGGCATGA
- a CDS encoding aminoacyl-histidine dipeptidase: MGVLSNLEPKEVFAFFEEISQIPRPSHQEERISKYLQHFAEERGLEHYRDEKYNIIIIKEASEGYEAEAPIILQGHMDMVTEKAADCDKDMTKEGLDLYVDGDWLRAKGTTLGADDGIALAYALALLDSPTLKHPRLEFICTVSEETDMSGAHAVDVSMLKGNRMLNLDSDEEGIALAGCAGGGDVDLNLPVRREALKGEHVLIEVSGLSGGHSGMEIGKGRASAALLIAHVLTALRRDYSFRLVSLAGGAKYNAITREASAELVLSDSVSTSAFREAVRAEETVLRNEYAGTDPALSLTAKVVDSNEAALTAESTEKVLGLMAALPYGVQRMSADIEGLVETSVNLGITELSAETFTLKYSIRSSVATAFRAVVDKIEFVASCFGASSAVHSVYPAWEYVRESAFRDEAAAIYRELFGKELSVQAIHAGLECGILSGKIKNLDAVSIGPDMKDIHTPEERLNIPSTKRVYDFVVKIIEHKSK; encoded by the coding sequence ATGGGAGTACTCAGCAATTTGGAACCCAAGGAAGTATTCGCTTTTTTTGAGGAAATCTCTCAGATTCCGAGACCCTCACATCAGGAGGAAAGAATCAGCAAGTACCTCCAGCACTTTGCGGAGGAGAGAGGGCTCGAGCACTACCGGGATGAGAAGTACAATATAATCATCATTAAGGAGGCTTCCGAGGGCTATGAAGCGGAGGCGCCGATTATTCTGCAGGGTCACATGGACATGGTGACGGAGAAGGCGGCGGACTGCGATAAGGACATGACAAAAGAGGGCTTGGACCTCTATGTGGACGGTGACTGGCTTCGGGCAAAGGGAACCACACTCGGTGCGGACGACGGCATTGCGCTTGCCTATGCGCTAGCGCTTCTCGATTCGCCCACGCTCAAGCACCCGAGACTTGAATTTATATGCACGGTCTCGGAGGAAACGGATATGAGCGGCGCCCACGCGGTCGATGTGTCCATGCTGAAGGGAAACAGAATGTTAAACCTGGACTCGGATGAGGAGGGCATTGCGCTCGCGGGTTGCGCGGGCGGCGGCGATGTGGACTTAAACCTCCCGGTGCGGCGAGAAGCGCTGAAGGGAGAGCATGTGCTGATTGAGGTATCCGGACTCTCCGGCGGTCATTCCGGCATGGAAATCGGAAAGGGCAGAGCGAGTGCGGCGCTCCTCATTGCGCACGTGCTGACGGCACTCCGCCGGGACTATAGCTTCCGCTTGGTCTCGCTTGCGGGCGGCGCGAAGTACAACGCAATTACCCGAGAGGCGAGCGCCGAACTGGTGCTCTCGGACAGTGTGAGCACGAGTGCGTTCCGCGAGGCAGTGCGGGCGGAAGAGACCGTGCTTCGAAACGAGTATGCGGGAACCGATCCGGCGCTCAGTCTCACGGCAAAGGTCGTTGACAGCAATGAGGCAGCGCTCACGGCAGAGAGCACGGAGAAGGTGCTCGGACTCATGGCAGCCCTCCCCTACGGCGTGCAGCGCATGAGCGCGGACATCGAGGGGCTGGTTGAGACCTCGGTAAACCTCGGCATCACGGAGCTCTCGGCCGAGACCTTTACGCTCAAGTATTCCATCCGCAGTTCGGTTGCGACGGCATTCCGGGCAGTGGTCGATAAAATCGAATTTGTCGCAAGCTGCTTTGGGGCGAGCTCTGCGGTACACAGCGTATACCCGGCCTGGGAGTATGTGCGGGAGTCTGCGTTCCGCGATGAGGCGGCGGCTATTTACCGCGAGCTCTTCGGAAAAGAGCTTTCGGTGCAGGCCATTCACGCAGGTCTGGAGTGCGGCATCCTCTCCGGCAAAATTAAAAACCTCGATGCGGTCTCGATCGGACCGGATATGAAGGACATTCATACGCCCGAGGAGAGACTTAACATTCCATCGACCAAGCGCGTCTATGATTTTGTCGTGAAGATCATAGAGCATAAGAGTAAGTGA
- a CDS encoding DUF3881 family protein, which produces MHRYFRTIGFARVDSDRDAREILEELLFRNRDAVHHIAMRNGDRLWELRIPLGERLGLTMGGYVAADGKLVRERYLPYIDADGITSTAECMIERHVDNEVYSGLIDDMRIGISLIFRLTNVAEYRQQRAKTPYKMPRGVSIGGLCRDGKILLPVYKNERQRELLHITERERARMISAAKDGDEGAMETLTASDLRLYESVNKRLRREDIYSIVESCFMPDGIECDLYVVVGEIREINRRKNWETGEIIWDFLLRTHDLQFHVYINSLDLQGEPKVGRRFKGTVWMQGTAVW; this is translated from the coding sequence ATGCACAGATATTTTCGGACAATCGGCTTTGCAAGAGTGGACAGTGACAGAGATGCCAGAGAAATTCTGGAGGAACTGCTGTTTCGCAATCGGGATGCCGTTCATCACATTGCCATGCGAAACGGGGACAGGCTCTGGGAACTCCGGATTCCGCTCGGTGAGCGCCTCGGCTTAACGATGGGGGGCTATGTCGCGGCGGACGGAAAACTTGTCAGAGAGCGCTATCTGCCCTACATCGATGCCGACGGCATTACCTCGACGGCAGAGTGCATGATAGAGCGCCACGTGGACAATGAGGTTTATTCCGGACTCATTGATGATATGCGCATCGGCATCAGCCTGATATTCCGTCTGACCAATGTCGCGGAATATCGGCAGCAGCGTGCCAAGACTCCGTACAAAATGCCGCGGGGCGTGAGTATCGGCGGTCTTTGCCGGGACGGAAAGATACTGTTGCCGGTGTATAAAAATGAAAGGCAACGCGAACTCTTGCATATCACGGAACGCGAGCGCGCGCGCATGATCAGCGCGGCGAAGGATGGCGATGAGGGTGCCATGGAGACTCTGACCGCAAGCGATCTTCGCCTCTACGAGTCGGTCAACAAACGCCTGCGCCGCGAAGACATTTATTCCATTGTGGAATCCTGTTTTATGCCGGACGGCATAGAGTGCGATCTGTATGTGGTGGTCGGCGAGATACGAGAAATCAACCGGAGAAAAAACTGGGAAACCGGCGAGATTATTTGGGATTTTCTGCTGCGCACCCACGATCTCCAATTTCATGTCTACATCAACAGCCTGGATTTGCAGGGCGAACCGAAGGTCGGCAGACGTTTTAAGGGCACGGTGTGGATGCAGGGCACAGCGGTCTGGTAA
- a CDS encoding imm68 putative immunity domain-containing protein produces the protein MYIESYWGSYIGGTDDSLTLLSLLEDFEKDEIGLGEIFARTGLKALEERASSLRMTGDALRFTNREGLELNFYYAIDLIGDLAALFLECLRSGSVNLQDLDEGLEARNIRLTASSEEKEVLRAALLDFAEHAREYDITEVMDEASLAEFREELKALCLELFES, from the coding sequence ATGTATATTGAGAGCTACTGGGGCAGTTATATCGGCGGGACAGACGACAGTCTGACTCTCTTAAGCCTACTGGAAGACTTTGAAAAAGATGAGATAGGGCTCGGCGAGATTTTTGCAAGGACGGGCCTTAAGGCGCTCGAAGAGCGGGCGTCTTCGCTCCGCATGACCGGGGATGCGCTTCGCTTTACGAACCGCGAGGGATTGGAACTAAACTTTTACTATGCCATTGATCTGATCGGCGACCTTGCGGCCCTCTTCTTAGAGTGCCTGCGGAGCGGGAGCGTAAATTTACAAGACCTGGATGAAGGGCTCGAAGCGCGGAACATTCGCCTTACGGCGAGCAGCGAAGAAAAGGAAGTTCTTCGGGCAGCGCTCCTTGACTTTGCGGAACATGCGAGGGAATACGATATCACAGAGGTGATGGATGAGGCTTCGCTTGCGGAATTCCGCGAAGAACTGAAAGCCCTGTGTTTGGAATTGTTTGAGAGCTGA